The following are encoded together in the Flavihumibacter fluvii genome:
- a CDS encoding BT_3928 family protein yields MKYILTITRYIVGILFIFSGLVKANDPLGLSYKMQEFFEVWGLHGLDNYTLLLSILMIAFEIIAGIAVIIGWQMRVFSWLLLALIIFFTFLTAYALFSGKIRTCGCFGDCIPLTAAQSFTKDLILLGLILLLFRYRNTIVTTMGTRNAVLLLGLTTLFSFGFQWWVLRHLPMIDCLPYKRGYGIANQMKIPAGSIPDSTVITFVYNKAGKDLEFTADKFPEDFNEDTYKFVKRFDKLVRKGNAEPPIKDFVLIAPSGTDTTQAIISQAGAMQWLFIKEIRPASLAEIKRRILELREIASTKNIPLIVITPSAEDVYAQLSAELQNVPVLRSDVVAVKTAARYPVTLYLINQGGIVDKWSLPDIDKAIRTLTSL; encoded by the coding sequence ATGAAATATATACTCACCATCACCCGCTATATCGTTGGGATACTCTTCATTTTCTCCGGGTTGGTAAAGGCCAATGACCCGTTGGGTTTGAGCTATAAGATGCAGGAATTTTTCGAGGTGTGGGGCTTGCATGGACTTGATAATTACACTTTATTATTATCCATCCTGATGATTGCTTTTGAAATCATTGCTGGAATAGCGGTGATTATAGGCTGGCAGATGCGGGTGTTCAGCTGGCTTTTACTTGCCCTGATTATCTTCTTTACCTTCCTAACCGCTTATGCCTTGTTCTCGGGTAAAATCCGTACATGTGGCTGTTTTGGTGATTGTATACCACTTACAGCAGCGCAGTCATTCACCAAAGACCTGATCTTATTGGGGCTGATACTGTTATTGTTCCGGTACCGGAATACTATAGTAACGACGATGGGTACCCGAAATGCAGTCCTCCTGCTTGGACTCACTACATTATTCAGTTTCGGGTTTCAATGGTGGGTATTGCGGCACCTTCCCATGATCGATTGCCTTCCCTATAAAAGGGGGTACGGGATCGCAAACCAGATGAAGATACCGGCTGGATCCATTCCCGACAGTACGGTTATTACCTTTGTATACAATAAGGCCGGGAAAGACCTTGAATTCACTGCTGATAAATTCCCCGAAGATTTTAATGAAGACACCTATAAATTTGTAAAGCGTTTTGATAAGCTTGTGCGGAAAGGCAATGCAGAGCCGCCAATAAAGGATTTTGTTCTGATTGCACCCAGCGGAACTGATACTACACAAGCCATAATATCACAGGCGGGAGCCATGCAATGGCTCTTTATCAAAGAGATCAGGCCAGCCAGCCTGGCTGAAATCAAACGGAGGATTCTCGAACTTCGGGAAATTGCTTCCACAAAGAATATCCCACTAATTGTCATTACCCCTTCCGCGGAGGATGTTTATGCACAATTATCGGCGGAATTGCAAAATGTGCCGGTGCTTAGGTCAGATGTGGTGGCCGTTAAAACGGCTGCCCGATATCCCGTAACCCTTTACCTGATCAACCAGGGGGGCATTGTTGATAAATGGTCATTGCCAGATATTGATAAAGCCATCCGGACCTTAACATCTTTATAA
- a CDS encoding ABC transporter permease, with protein sequence MFRFFLHKLWYGLAVLVGVVVLVFLLFQGFGDPARLVMGQRADAVTQENIRRDLHLDQPRWKQFFLYLNDISPIAIHSAEDIGKKQLKGIFIGNKEYQIGLKVPYLRRSYQSRRDVGSVIMEALPGTLMLATAAMVLATVLGITLGVLAALYKDTWVDTSAIFTSILGISAPSFFMAIAIAYLFGFVWSKFTGLHMTGSWFDLDTKTGERYLTFSNLILPAITLGIRPLAIIAQLTRASLLDVLQQDYIRTAVAKGLSPQKIIWKHALRNALNPVITTITGWFAELLAGAFFVEYIFGWKGLGKLTVDALEKLDFPIVMGAVLVSACFFVLVNLLSDLLYGLIDPRARQ encoded by the coding sequence GTGTTCCGATTTTTCCTGCATAAATTATGGTACGGATTAGCTGTTCTGGTTGGGGTGGTTGTATTAGTCTTTTTGCTGTTCCAGGGTTTTGGGGATCCTGCCCGCCTGGTAATGGGGCAAAGGGCTGATGCCGTTACCCAGGAAAATATCCGGCGCGATCTTCACCTGGACCAGCCCAGATGGAAACAGTTTTTTTTATACCTGAATGATATTTCGCCAATTGCCATCCATAGTGCGGAAGATATTGGCAAGAAACAATTGAAGGGGATTTTTATTGGTAACAAGGAATATCAAATTGGGCTGAAGGTTCCATACTTGCGCCGGTCCTACCAAAGCAGGCGCGATGTTGGTTCAGTGATTATGGAAGCCTTACCTGGAACTTTGATGCTGGCTACTGCTGCAATGGTCCTGGCCACCGTTCTCGGGATAACGCTGGGTGTTCTGGCAGCTTTGTATAAAGACACCTGGGTGGATACCAGTGCTATTTTTACCAGTATCCTGGGTATTTCTGCACCTTCTTTTTTTATGGCAATAGCTATTGCCTATCTGTTTGGGTTTGTATGGAGTAAGTTTACCGGTTTACATATGACTGGCAGTTGGTTTGACCTCGACACAAAAACCGGGGAACGCTACCTCACCTTTTCCAACCTCATTTTACCGGCGATCACATTGGGCATCAGGCCGCTGGCCATCATTGCACAATTGACCCGGGCTTCATTACTGGATGTTTTACAGCAGGATTATATCCGCACGGCCGTTGCGAAAGGCTTATCCCCACAAAAAATTATATGGAAACATGCGCTAAGAAATGCGTTAAATCCGGTCATTACCACTATTACCGGTTGGTTTGCCGAATTACTTGCAGGGGCCTTTTTTGTGGAATATATTTTTGGTTGGAAAGGATTGGGTAAACTGACTGTTGATGCCCTTGAAAAACTCGATTTCCCCATTGTAATGGGAGCAGTATTGGTTTCCGCTTGCTTTTTTGTTTTGGTGAATCTCCTTTCAGATCTTTTATACGGTCTCATCGATCCGCGAGCACGGCAATAA